The Mercenaria mercenaria strain notata chromosome 8, MADL_Memer_1, whole genome shotgun sequence genome has a segment encoding these proteins:
- the LOC123565441 gene encoding ileal sodium/bile acid cotransporter-like — protein sequence MHVNESSPAAYNREGTIRNSKDINITNASLSNVTFSAKGASTLKLVSDVVITTTLIVIMLGMGCTIEFWKLMEHLRRPIGAAIGMLAQFIILPLVTFGFAHALQLEPVAAIGMLVMGCCPGGSTSNMFSYWADGDVPLSLTMTTLATLMALGMMPLNVWLYSRSWTNEDLVIPYMNIIISLIMTVGPAAFGIFLRWKWEKFALIIVKIGSICGGIAVILTMTLMSLLYPFMYKSSWKIYVGAFFLPFVGFAFGYIVAKICRMNSTHARTVALETGIQNFPLCMTLISSSFPKHVIPKLVLFPLLYGIFVLTNSCIFVLFYHIVRKTKDYRNKSAGKDFTSVPTTNNHDGVEMNTVEPVLNGNL from the exons ATGCatgttaatgaaagtagtccggcagcgtACAATAGGGAAGGTACGATACGGAATTCAAAAG ATATTAACATAACTAATGCATCTTTAAGTAATGTAACATTTTCGGCAAAAGGGGCATCTACACTTAAGTTGGTTTCCGATGTTGTAATAACGACAACACTGATTGTAATAATGCTTGGCATGGGTTGCACGATAGAGTTCTGGAAACTTATGGAGCATCTTCGCAGACCAATTGGAGCAGCTATTGGAATGCTAGCCCAGTTTATCATATTGCCCTTGGTTACCTTCGGATTTGCGCATGCGCTTCAGCTTGAACCTGTTGCCGCCATAGGTATGCTGGTAATGGGCTGTTGTCCGGGTGGATCGACGTCTAATATGTTCTCGTATTGGGCAGACGGTGATGTACCTTTAAG TTTGACCATGACAACGCTTGCAACACTGATGGCGTTAGGTATGATGCCACTAAATGTCTGGCTATACAGCAGAAGCTGGACGAACGAGGATCTCGTGATACCTTACATGAacataattatctcccttataaTGACTGTGGGACCTGCCGCTTTTGGAATATTTCTACGATGGAAGTGGGAAAAATTTGCTTTGATTATTGTGAAG ATAGGAAGTATATGCGGAGGCATAGCCGTCATTTTGACAATGACATTAATGAGCCTGTTGTATCCATTCATGTACAAATCGTCCTGGAAAATCTACGTTGGCGCTTTCTTTTTGCCCTTTGTTGGCTTTGCCTTTGGATACATCGTAGCCAAGATATGCCGAATGAATTCCACGCATGCGCGGACTGTTGCATTGGAAACTGGAATTCAAAACTTTCCATTGTGCATGACACTAATCAGTTCATCATTTCCAAAACACGTGATTCCGAAACTAGTGCTCTTCCCATTATTATACGGAATTTTTGTGCTGACAAACAGCTGTATTTTTGTTCTGTTCTATCATATTGTCAGGAAGACCAAGGATTACAGAAATAAAAGCGCGGGAAAGGATTTCACCAGCGTACCCACAACCAATAACCATGATGGTGTTGAAATGAATACAGTGGAACCGGTGCTAAATGGCAATCTATGA